In Thermogemmata fonticola, the genomic stretch AAGCGATCGCGGTAGAGGCGGGAACCGAGGAATAAACCGCCGGCCAGGGCCAGCGGCACCGTAGAGGGCAAAGCGACGCGTGCCGCAGCAGTGGCAGCGATGGCGGCTAGCTCGGCGGCTCCCTCCTGGACCAGGCGATCCGCGACAGCATCGCGGCTGGCACAGTCCAGCACCACGGGCGCCAGGGCGGCCAGAGCGGCTCGATCCGCCCGGCCATAGACATATTCGATCAGTTCCTCTGGCTGGGTCAGGCCGCAGGCGGCCAGGAGGCGCTCCGTGAGCAAGGTGGCCGGGGCGCGGCCATCCGCCGCACGCAGCACGGCGCGCAGGGCAGCCTGGACCAGAGCGTAGCCGCTCCCTTCGTCTCCCAGCAGCCAGCCCCACCCGCCGGCGCGCGCGGTCTCCCCGGCCGCATTCTGAGCGAAGGCCATCGAACCGGTCCCCGCGATCACTGCCAGTCCCCAGCCTTCGGGCGTTCCGGCAGCCAGAGGGAGCACAGCATCCTCGACGACTTCCACCGCGGAAGTGCCCAAGCGCTGCTCCGCCCATTCCCGCACCAGGCGTTGTTCCGCACTCCGGCCCGCGCCGGCCAAGCCGAAACAGGCTGCCCGTACTGTCATCCCGGAGACACCGGCAGCAGCCAACGCCTCGCGCAGGGCCAGGTCCAGGGCCGCCAGTGCCGCCGAGACTCCCGCCGCGCGCAGATTGCTGGAACCGGCGGTGCCTCGCCCCAGAACTTCCCACCCGTTCCCCGCGGTTGGGAGCCGGGCGAGCAGGGCCGTGGTCTGGGTCCCGCCGCCATCGACGCCTAAGATCCACGGGCCGCCCTCGTGAACCGCACGACTCCGCGGCAGGCCGCTCAAAGCGGCGCGCACCCGCCCGCGTGCCTGACGCAGCCGTTCCCGCGCCGTCTCCACATCGAAGCCGCCCAGGTGCGCCACCAGGGCCGTCTTGACCTCCCCGCCGCAACGCTCCAGCAGCTCCGCCGCTGCCTCCCGGCTCAGACCCGTCACCTCCCGCACGATCCGATTGGCCCGCCAGCGCAGCTTCTCATTCGTCGCTTTCAGGTCCACCATGAGATGCCCGTAGGTCTTGCCCAGGCGGACCATCGCCCCGGTGGAAAGCATGTTCAAAACCAGCTTGGTCGCCGTGCCTGCCTTCAGACGGGTGGAACCACTGAGCACTTCGGGACCCACGACGGGGATGATGGCCAGGTCCACCAGCGGGATGAGTTCAGCGTCGCTATTGCAGGCCAGGCCGATGGTGAAGGCGCCGCAGCGCCGGGCATAATGCAGACCGCCGAGAACATACGGCGTGCGCCCGCTGGTGGCGATCCCCACCACCACGTCC encodes the following:
- the murQ gene encoding N-acetylmuramic acid 6-phosphate etherase, producing the protein MDHLQTEGRLAASAHLDEMTPLEIVRLMNAEDARVAPAVATQAPAIAQGIAVIAERLERGGRLIYLGAGTSGRLGVLDATEMPPTFQTPPEMVVGVIAGGVEALTRAVEGAEDHPEAAEQDLQRLHLSAQDVVVGIATSGRTPYVLGGLHYARRCGAFTIGLACNSDAELIPLVDLAIIPVVGPEVLSGSTRLKAGTATKLVLNMLSTGAMVRLGKTYGHLMVDLKATNEKLRWRANRIVREVTGLSREAAAELLERCGGEVKTALVAHLGGFDVETARERLRQARGRVRAALSGLPRSRAVHEGGPWILGVDGGGTQTTALLARLPTAGNGWEVLGRGTAGSSNLRAAGVSAALAALDLALREALAAAGVSGMTVRAACFGLAGAGRSAEQRLVREWAEQRLGTSAVEVVEDAVLPLAAGTPEGWGLAVIAGTGSMAFAQNAAGETARAGGWGWLLGDEGSGYALVQAALRAVLRAADGRAPATLLTERLLAACGLTQPEELIEYVYGRADRAALAALAPVVLDCASRDAVADRLVQEGAAELAAIAATAAARVALPSTVPLALAGGLFLGSRLYRDRFLHALAERGYQAHPLTRVSEPALGALRRAYRLAISVSNAPPLS